DNA from Patescibacteria group bacterium:
CCGTATGGCATAACATTTCCAGCAACATTGTGCATAAAACCTGCGTCGATTTTATACGAATGTCCTCCGACTTCAATTCCCACCTCTTTATGTAAAAAATATATAGACGATTTTCCGCCAACACCAAAAACCTCGTGTCGTTTCCCGCTTTTCACATCAATACCGATAGCCTCACCAATCTCTGCATCAAAAATACACAAATCGGCGCCTGAATCAACAAGCACCTCATATCCTACAGTATTGTTTTCATTTTTTATTTTAATGGGGATAAC
Protein-coding regions in this window:
- a CDS encoding aspartyl protease family protein, which produces MKFKYKRYSKTTLRPVIPIKIKNENNTVGYEVLVDSGADLCIFDAEIGEAIGIDVKSGKRHEVFGVGGKSSIYFLHKEVGIEVGGHSYKIDAGFMHNVAGNVMPYGIVGQNGFFNIFVVKFDLKKETVELKERA